The stretch of DNA TGGAGATGCCGTCCGGGCGCATCGCGGACGTCCACTTCTTCGCGCACGACGAGGGCGTCTGGATCCTGTTCCTGGACGTCACGACCGAGCACCACGAGGCGCAGCTCGTGCAGCAGAAGGCCTACGACATGACGCTGCTCTCCGAGCGCGAGGCGCGCCTGATCGAGGAGCTCGAAGCCGCCAACCGCGCGCTGGCGAAGTCGCAGGAGGACCTGCTGCGCACGCATCGCCGGCTCGATCGCGAGCTCGAGGACGCCGCGAACTATGTGCAGTCCATTCTGCCCGCGCGCTTCTCGAAGCCCTTCGTCGCCGACTGGCGCTTCGTCCCTTCATCCGAACTCGGTGGCGACTCGTTCGGCTATCACTGGGTCGATGATGACCATTTCGCGCTGTTCCTGCTCGATGTCTGCGGGCACGGCGTGGGCGCGGCGATGGTGTCGATCGTGGTCGCCAACATGCTGCGTTCCGAGGGACTCGCCGACACCGATTTCCGCGCACCGGCCGAGGTGTTGACGGCGCTCAATCGCGTCTACCAGATGGAGCAGCACAACGACCTCTACTTCAGCATCTGGTACGGCGTCTACCGCCACTCCGACCGCTGCCTCAAGTACGCCGCGGCCGGACATCATCCGACGGTGCTGGTGAGCGGCGCGCCGGCACAGCGCGGGCGCATCGAGACGCTGGCCGCGCGCGGGCCCAGCCTCGGCATCGCACCCGGTGCGGTCTACCGCGGCGAGGAGCGCGTGCTGCCCGCGCAGTGCCGTCTCTTCCTGTTCAGCGACGGCACTTTCGAGATCGGCGCACCCGACGGCAGCATGCTCGAATTCGATCGCTTCCTCGACGTTCTCGCGGCACCCGTCGCCGACGGGGAATCGGAGCTCGACCGCCTGCTCGAATTCGTCCGCAACGTGCACGGACCGGGCCCGCTGGAGGACGATTTCTCGATC from Betaproteobacteria bacterium encodes:
- a CDS encoding serine/threonine-protein phosphatase, translated to MELLPPTVAESLRTLLYQQRALAYILVDNALDLVRAGGFLERYGLTGLRLQQPASSQIDFLEGMLPLAETPFLIRSMEMPSGRIADVHFFAHDEGVWILFLDVTTEHHEAQLVQQKAYDMTLLSEREARLIEELEAANRALAKSQEDLLRTHRRLDRELEDAANYVQSILPARFSKPFVADWRFVPSSELGGDSFGYHWVDDDHFALFLLDVCGHGVGAAMVSIVVANMLRSEGLADTDFRAPAEVLTALNRVYQMEQHNDLYFSIWYGVYRHSDRCLKYAAAGHHPTVLVSGAPAQRGRIETLAARGPSLGIAPGAVYRGEERVLPAQCRLFLFSDGTFEIGAPDGSMLEFDRFLDVLAAPVADGESELDRLLEFVRNVHGPGPLEDDFSIIRLAFRA